A genome region from Streptomyces pratensis includes the following:
- a CDS encoding DUF397 domain-containing protein: protein MIRETSAGDASELEWFKSSYSSSSEGDSCVEIAAASCAVHVRDSKSLPGPQLAFTSDAWTGFVSYAAGR from the coding sequence ATGATTCGCGAGACCTCTGCCGGGGACGCTTCTGAGCTGGAGTGGTTTAAGAGCAGCTACAGCAGCAGCAGTGAAGGAGACTCTTGCGTCGAGATTGCGGCTGCGTCCTGCGCGGTGCACGTCCGCGACTCGAAGAGCCTGCCGGGGCCGCAGCTCGCCTTTACGTCGGACGCGTGGACGGGCTTCGTCTCATACGCCGCCGGACGCTGA
- a CDS encoding helix-turn-helix domain-containing protein: protein MSVDGVGTERNGDGGADEPGWDVDPDDESGVAVVAAVGRQIKAWREAAGLRAGELGVAIGYGEDLVYKVEGGRRIPRPEFLDKVDEALGAGGKIALLKEDVAQVRYPKKIRELAKLEERAVEMGLYSNHNVHGLLQTPEYARALFEMRRPAYSQDEVERVLAARMARQTVFDRSPSPSLSFVQEQVTLCRPIGGTMVLRRQLQRLLEVGQLRNVEIQVMPTSREDHAGMDGGVEVLKFEDGTAVGRSDGAFAGRPVSDPKQLRILELRYGMIRAQALAPRESMAFIEQLLGET, encoded by the coding sequence ATGAGTGTGGACGGGGTCGGTACGGAGCGGAACGGCGACGGCGGGGCGGACGAGCCCGGCTGGGATGTCGATCCCGATGACGAGTCGGGCGTTGCGGTGGTTGCTGCCGTGGGGCGCCAGATCAAGGCCTGGAGGGAGGCCGCGGGGCTGCGGGCCGGCGAGCTCGGCGTCGCGATCGGGTACGGGGAGGACCTGGTCTACAAGGTGGAGGGCGGGCGGCGGATTCCTCGGCCGGAGTTCCTGGACAAGGTGGACGAGGCGCTGGGGGCGGGCGGGAAGATCGCCCTACTGAAGGAGGACGTGGCGCAGGTCCGGTATCCGAAGAAGATCAGGGAGCTGGCGAAGCTGGAAGAGCGCGCGGTCGAGATGGGCTTGTACAGCAACCACAACGTCCACGGCCTGTTGCAGACACCGGAGTACGCCCGAGCCTTGTTCGAGATGAGGCGGCCTGCGTACTCGCAGGACGAGGTGGAGAGGGTGCTGGCCGCGCGCATGGCCAGGCAGACGGTCTTCGACAGGTCGCCGTCTCCCTCTCTCAGTTTCGTGCAGGAGCAGGTGACTCTGTGTCGTCCCATTGGGGGCACAATGGTGTTGCGCCGACAGCTCCAACGGCTTTTGGAGGTTGGGCAGTTGCGGAACGTCGAGATTCAGGTGATGCCGACCAGCCGTGAGGACCACGCAGGGATGGACGGTGGGGTTGAGGTACTGAAGTTCGAGGATGGCACTGCGGTGGGTCGGTCGGATGGCGCCTTCGCCGGTCGGCCGGTGTCCGATCCCAAACAGCTCAGGATCCTTGAACTGCGCTATGGGATGATCCGGGCCCAGGCTCTCGCGCCACGGGAGTCGATGGCCTTCATCGAGCAACTGCTGGGAGAGACATGA
- a CDS encoding helix-turn-helix domain-containing protein, giving the protein MDTPQVIAPPCAQPGSPGTRPDVTPTSGVLHVTVRHISGFTVIGNHLAQHRGLSLTAIGLAAHIQSLPAGAKVGIKALTARFPESEARVATALRELEATGYLHRSRVRLPDGRVVTRTVSYNQPGAAVPAPRHRPRPRPRSSEPSVTLAVPPPPAPHHEAAPPAPVEVAPPPPAAPPAAPAPLPPAAPVHVPAPTAPRKQPPPLPRPHTPTEELHRAATALLADLRRHAPQLMLPEADIEALAPGVAAWLEREAHPDTVRHALTSDLPIPVRHPAKFVRSRITALLPPPLPGTADLTPPRRKVIVIPLQNCDICDRAFRATAPGHCRDCRVDAYQDLHTAAA; this is encoded by the coding sequence ATGGATACCCCGCAGGTTATCGCGCCCCCGTGCGCCCAGCCCGGCTCCCCCGGCACCCGGCCCGACGTCACGCCGACTTCCGGCGTCCTCCACGTCACCGTCCGCCACATCTCCGGCTTCACGGTCATCGGCAACCACCTCGCCCAGCACCGCGGCCTCTCCCTCACGGCGATCGGGCTCGCCGCGCACATCCAGTCGCTGCCCGCCGGGGCCAAGGTCGGCATCAAGGCCCTCACCGCCCGCTTCCCGGAGAGCGAAGCCCGCGTCGCCACCGCCCTGCGTGAGCTGGAAGCCACCGGCTACCTCCACCGCAGCCGCGTACGCCTTCCCGACGGCCGCGTGGTCACGCGCACGGTCTCGTACAACCAGCCCGGCGCAGCCGTCCCCGCGCCCCGCCACCGGCCCCGCCCCCGGCCACGCAGCAGCGAGCCGTCAGTCACCCTCGCCGTCCCGCCGCCGCCCGCACCGCACCACGAGGCAGCGCCCCCGGCTCCCGTCGAGGTGGCACCTCCGCCGCCTGCCGCCCCACCCGCAGCCCCGGCACCCCTGCCGCCGGCCGCCCCCGTCCACGTACCGGCGCCCACGGCCCCGAGGAAGCAGCCCCCGCCTCTCCCCCGTCCCCACACACCCACCGAGGAGCTCCACCGGGCCGCCACGGCGCTCCTCGCCGACCTCCGCCGCCATGCGCCCCAACTGATGCTCCCCGAAGCGGACATCGAGGCACTCGCCCCCGGCGTAGCCGCCTGGCTCGAACGCGAAGCCCACCCCGACACCGTCCGCCACGCCCTCACCAGCGACCTCCCGATCCCGGTCAGACACCCGGCGAAGTTCGTCCGCAGCCGCATCACCGCGCTCCTGCCACCCCCGCTCCCCGGCACCGCAGACCTCACCCCGCCCCGCCGCAAGGTGATCGTCATTCCCCTCCAGAACTGCGACATCTGCGACCGCGCCTTCCGCGCCACCGCCCCAGGACACTGCCGCGACTGCCGAGTCGACGCGTACCAAGACCTGCACACAGCCGCAGCCTGA